TTGTTACTTATGTAACCTTGGTtgcctgaaaggagggaacaatATGCTGTGTCAGCAGCTGACACTAAGGGAGCTCATGTCAGGGAGCAGGACTTTGAAGCCGTATAACATCAAGCCAATTAGATTGGCTGGTGAAGCTTAGCCCTCGGCCTATGCTGACGTTATTGTGAGTGGAAAAGACTAAAAAGCGGAAGCCAGCATCACATCATCAGAACTGTCCAACTGAAGGGAAAGAGATAACATCTCTCGTCCCATAACAGCGAAAAATCAGCAGTTGCATCAAAGCTTTGCAGAGTCTCTTTCCCTAATTTCAGGGAACtaaggttatgcaagtaaccgagacgttccctttcaagaAGGCGACTTCAACGCTGCAACAGAAGCTGATGGTTAAGGAGCCATATACCATCATGCTGGGTAGTGGAGCAATGTTTCAACACAGGAGTAATTGATTGAAACGGCCTGAAGGTTCCCAATAGGTCTGACTGATGCCAAAGTGAGTAGTGGAACAGTCTGAAGTAAGAGTATGTGTAAGCTTACCACCTCTAGTGGCTCAAAGCAGGGGGGACACGTAAGCGTGTTTAATACTGCTGGCAAGTCCCAGACTGGGATAGTCGTGGGGCCGGAAGGTTTCGGACGCCTAACACCTTGCAAGAATCTTCTGATCGGAGGGTGTTTATGCATATTTGTATCCCGATGGCCATTTGTGAGCCAAGGTATCCAAACATTGTGGAGCTTATGTTGTCATGAAGTACTAGAGGCAACAATGTGTGGTCTCCGGTGAGGCAAACGGGTCCAACCTTGGCAACCGCAAGAGTAAATCTGCTCCACTGTTTAGTTGGCCAAGGATGTGCATGGCCACGACTACTATGTTGTCAGAGCAGATCTGTATGTGGATTATCGAAAAGCTTTCAGAACCAAGAGGACTGCTAGCAGTTCTAGACGATTATGCGCCACCCCGCTTGTGCACCTGTGCTCATACAAGGCTCCTTTTTTGGATGTGTCCTTGGAGACAACTTTGCATCTGCCTATCTTGGATTGTCATTTCTTTCCAATAAAAATCGGCCTCTTCCAGAAAGTTAGCGTGGGTAGACAGCGACATGTCACTAGAAGTAGGTGGTGACCATGTTGGCAGGCATGATGAGGGACCCtcggcttaaaggaatattccaggttcaatacaagttaagctcaatcgacagcatttgtggcataatgttgcttacCACAAAAGTTTATTTTGATTCGTTACTCctttataaaaaagcaaaaatcgaggttatagtgaggcatttagaatggaagtaaatgtgaccaatttttggagggtttaaaggcagaaatgtgaagcttataattttataaatgcagtttaattcttctgttaaaactcgtattatttgagctgtaaagttgtttacatggacatttttagtaattttaaggttttagggttttaaTATGCAATTTTTAGCACACTAAAATTGCATATTGTTTGTCGTGTCGctatactttttcaaaagtattttaactttcaaaaattgCCAACCATTCACTTCCACTTGCAATGGCAATGTCTCTCTTAACTTGAATTCCTTCATATGTAGGAGAATGGACTGAATGCGTTCATTGGTCAAACAAGCTGACATGGCTACCAAGTCAAGTTTCCTTCCCAGGAGGGAAACTTGCTGACTGGGTACCAACTTTTTGACCCAATTGACCCCGAGTCCCAACTGTTCCAAACTGAAGCATCCTGCGAAGACTTTGCCATGCCTCCAGATAGTGAGTCAGGGGACACAGAGGTTGATCTGTAACCAGTGTGGTCAGAGTACCGCCTGCCCTCAGGGAACGGTCGTTAAGGATAAGTGAGTTAGTCAAAGCTGGAAATTTGCCCATTTTTATGAGGTTGTTTGTGCAACTACAGCAAGGTTTGCAAACTTTATTTGGTTGACATACACTGGGCAACAAAATTGCCCAATAAgccaacaaaaatataaatttgtgtTGGCATACAAAGTTTGAATTTGCGGCCACAAATGTTCAGTGTGACTGAATTAAATGCAAAACATTACGCTGCTGAAACTTTGCTTTAAGTTTGTTACAGTGATTTAACTTAAAATCACTGCATTTTctttgtttatgtcttttatatttattttaattctatttctgACCATGTATATGTATAATTGAACTGTCAACAGAATACACACCAAGGATTCCAGATCCACACATCCCTGTGGTGGCTTGTAATATTGTGCAGCAAATGATTAGTCAGTTAGCCACATATTATACCTCAAGAAACAACTGCTCTCAGGACTTCCttcaaaacaatggaaaaatggaCCAAAGCCTTCTGAAAGCAAGCTGTGTCACATCATCTAGTGTTGTCGATACAGCTACTACTGCTGCTTCTCCTCAGAGCTTCGTCATTAACAAGTTCATCATGGCGGACCAGGATGCCCCACTGGACCTCTCGCTGAAGAAGGTCAAAGTAGAGAACTTGGAACAAGGTAAAGTACAGAATTATGAAATGTCTTTAAAAAGCTGCTAGGTTAGAAGATATCCATTGATTAAAGTAGGGCTGCAGCAAATAATTGAAAATTGTTGTCAGTTATTTTCATTATCCATTAGTTGTTTATGTGCACATCAGTACATGATTAGTATACAATTGTTTTAATTAGAATATTGCAGCTCGCGATTTAATTGTTGGATAATTTGTGTCTCTTTAGATGGAGTTCTTGACCTTTCAACTAAGAAGTATTTCAACAAAGGACATACGTCATCTTTCAGGAATTCTCATGGACATGTCAGTCCTGTTGCACATTTGGTCAAAAGGTAGAAGAAACCAAGATATCTATTGTCAAACCAAgtttatacactggcggccaaaagtttggaataatgtacagattttgctcttatggaaagaaattggtatttttattcaccaaagtggcattcaactgatcacaatttattgtcaggacattaataacatgaaaaattactattacaatttgaaaaaaaaaattcagaaattaaactacaaagaattctcatcaaaaaatcctccacatgcagcaatgacagctttgcacatccttggcattctagctgtcagtttgtccagatactcaggtgacatttcaccccacgcttcctgtagcacttgccatagatgtgtctgtcttgtcgggcacttctcatgcactttactgatcccacaaaagctcaatggagttaagatccataacactcttttccaattctttgttgtccaatgtctgtttctttgcccactctaaccttttctttttgtttttctgtttcacaagtggctttttctttgcaattcttcccataaggcctgcacccctgagtcttctctttactgttgtacatgaaactggtgttgagcgggtagaattcaatgaagctgtcagctgaggacatgtgaggtgtctatttctcaaactagagactctgatgtacttatcctcttgtttagttgtacatctggccttccacgtctctttctgtccttgttagagccagttgtcctttgtctttgaagactgtagtgtacacctttgtatgaaatcttcagttttttggcaatttcaagcattgtatagccttcattcctcaaaacaatgattgactgacgagtttctagagaaagctgtttctttgccatttttgacctaatcttgaccttaagacatgccagtctattgcgtactgtggcaactcaaatacaaagacaatgttaagcttcatttaatgaaacaagtagctttcaactgtttgatataatggcaagtgattttctagtaccaaattagcaatttagcatgattactcaaggataaggtgttggttgctggaaatggggcatgtctagatttgatcaaaaatgactttcaaatagtgatgctgttttttttgtttttttttacatcagtaatgtcctgactatactttgtgatcagttgaatgccactgaattaaagtaccagtttccttctgaaacagcaaattattccaaaattttggccgccacTGTTTTGTATTATAATATTTGCTTTTTGTCCAAATTAGGATGTTGAAAGATGCATTTCActgttgtttgaaaaaaattgtaTGTGCCAGGTTGGTGtctacatttgtaaaaaaaaatttgcatggTCTTTCAGGGACCCTGATGATGTGAGCCTTGCCCGAGTAAATCTACAGTCGGCCTCCACTTTAGAACAGTTCATGTCTAAGTTGTGTTTGCATCACCAGCGCCAAATAGTTGATGCATTGGGGTTCTTGCAGTCTGAAGTCAAGACTGTGGCCACATCCAGCAATTTTCAAGCACTTTCACCTGCTCCAGCTTTGTCAGAGGAGCAAACAACAACCACCTGTAGTCGTGTATCATTTGAAGCAAGGTCTGAGATTCAGTGGTCTGAGAGAACATGCTCTATGGACGATGCTGTGAGCATTACTAGAACTCAAGAATCCTCTGTTGTCAGGTCAAGTGAAGAGGATAATGGAGAGGTTTTGAATGCTGATGTTTCCAGTATTGCACCTGTAATGACCGAAATGCCAGAAGACATTCACAACTTGAGTGTTGGAGTTTTGTCTTCTTGTAGAACAGCTTTTGAGGGTGGAAATGTAAGTACTCCTCCTAAATTTCAAAGTCTTTTCATCATGAAAAAGACAACATCTGATCATATAGGACCAAAAAAGGTGTTAGGCTCAAACGTTCAACGTGTTGGTACTGACACTGTAAAGAAATGCCCATGCACTGCTGGGAGATGCTTACCAGCATGTACTGCAGAGTCTGATCAGGCTGATCTCTCTTTAAAGTGCACACAGAATTGCTCGTTATTACAAAACATGGATGTTGTTTTAAAGCCCCCAGCAATTCAAAGGACATCTACTGTAGATTTACCAGTATCTCCAAGAACAGCCAGGAAAAGCAGAAATGGTTCCTGCCTTCGGCAAAGGAATGCCGCTTCAAGTTATATCCTAAATGAGCCTGATTGTGACTTGGTGTACATTAGAAAATCAATAACTGAATGTCAGCCTCAATCACACAATCGACTGCATCCACGACAAAATGCCCGGAAGAGCATAAGGGGTCATAAGTACATTGAGGAGTACTTGGAACTAAAAACTGTCCGTACGTTAGCTCTTAAGTCTGTCAGTAATGCCAGTGGGAATTGTCCAGCTCTTGTGCCAGTTGTGCATACTTCAGTCACTCCAAAGCAGTCCCTCTCCAAGCTCGACAGTGTTCCTCTCATGAATGCACCAATTGCAGGGGATTGCATGAAAAGTGTTATTCAGAGTCTATCATCAGAGCAAATACCGGAGAATGAAATGCCAGGAGATGTTGTAAATGTAACCAGTCAAGGTCTGATGGTTGAAACCACTCAAACTAGTATAATTGAAAGGAATtaccaaatttgccatgaacttgAAATTAAACAGAGTGAATTAACCATGAAACAAGATTTGATCACAGATGCACTCAGTTGTGCTCCAAATACAATTGTGAATGAAAAACCTAAGGATGTGGTAGAAGTCATAGAAACCACTGAAACAACGGAACTCATTGTACAGAAGGAAGGGAGTGGTTCTCAAATTGGACACTTGTCGAAAGAGTTGGTATGTGGTTTAGAAAATAAGGCTGAGTGTCAGGATAAATCCATTGAGCCATCACAGAGTCACTCCGTATCACCTAATATAGCCAAAGATGATTTTACCTTTGAATTCAATGTGGAACCAACAAATTACTTGAATCAAAACCTCTCAAAAGGAAAGATTGTGCCAGATATCCAGGAACAATCAGAGGCAATTGAAGTTAAGGCAAATGCTGAGGAGGATAGAGGTGCCCAAGAACAAATTTTGCATGATATTGAAGACAATAACGGTGCTCAAGAGCAAGTTTTGCATGATGTTGAAATTAATCTCAAAACGGCGAATACTTACAAACTACCAATGAAGAGTCAAGGGGATTCAGAGGAGTCCATTTTGATGGAAGTCACTGCTGCACAACCACTTTTAAAATGTAGTGAGAAGGATATGGCTATGCATACTCAAAAAGATTTGGATGCAAAAATGGTGCTTGCGAAACAGGCCGTGTCCTCCGACAGATGCTTGCGTAGTAGAGGTTCAAAAGGCAGTGTTGATTTAGTAAAAGACTATGTTAAGTGTGGTGCATCAGAACTTGTTAACTCAAAGATGACACAATCCAATGATGAAAGCACCAAGACTCCTTTGGTTAAACAGCCTCTGAATTCTATTGAAACAAATGTGCATTCTGAGGTTGAGCATGATTTGAAAACTTCAGAATTTCTTGAAACAGGAGCCAAACCTAGTAATAGACTGGTTGTGAATCATAcagttaaaacaaaacaaaaacaaaaatcaagatCAGTTGTTGAGAAAGATGAGCATCAGAGTCTAAACCTTAAAATTAACAATGATGACAAAGTAACAATTATTTCACCTGAGGTTGTTCCAGAGACCGTTAGCATCACCTCCACTATCGAGAGTGGACAAATGCACAAAGGCTCTGAAAGCTCTGAAAAAATGGCACTTAGAAGTAGTCGTAATGAACTTTCCGTTAGTAGAGATGACGACTCACCCATCAAAAAGTTTCCACCAAGCTCTGAAAATATGCTGTTGAGAAGTAGAAGTAATATTGAACAACCATGTAGTAGCGAATTAAGCAATCCAGGAGGTCATCCGGAGCACCAAGGGCAGAtgcctttaaaaaattatatctgtACAAGTGAACAGGCAACCAACAAAGATTTGTGCACATCTCCTAAAGAAAATACTTCTGAGAGTGTGATGCGTATGCCATCAAGAAGCAGGACCAGTAGCACAATTAAACAGACTGTTACTAGAGATTCCCCTGTTAAAAGTTCTATAAAACGTTCCAGTTCAAGTGTCTTCAGTGAACAACCTATCAGTTCACACTCCAATACTACCTGTAGAAAAACAGAGACTGTATGTCATATGCCCTTAAGAAGTGGTTCCAATTCAACTGCAGAAATGCCCCCTAAAAGGAAATCTGCTGTTGTAGATGCATTAGAAAGCCCTGGGCGTATGTTGTTGAGAAGAGGCAACGTATCTGTCACTGAAAAGCCTTTCCACTCTGCAACACCATCTAGTAATAATAAACGTCCTCCAAGACAACAGAGAGTGTTGGCAGACCAAATCCAAACTCAGAAGAATATGGAGGCCCAAATAAGAAACTCTTTAAATTTGCCTGTTGAATCGCTCTGCATAGCTAGTCTTCCACGAACTGAACCTGTTGTTTGTAGTCCCCCCAAGTTTTTGGAAGCTCTAAAGGGAGAAGAACACCAGCAGTTAATTTCCAATTTAAATGCAAAGTTTgataaaatgcagaaaggttGGGTTCAAATGGACAAGGAGGGTCAGCCTGcaccaaaacacaaaaacaaggcAGACAGACTTAAAGAAATCTGGAAAAGCAAACGCAGAATACGAAAGTCAAGGCCATCTGAGCAACAGAAATTCTCTCCTGTGCAAATGCTATTCATGAAGCCCTTTGACTTGCCCAGTATATGCAGATGGTTCTtgcaatcaactgaaacaaaatcaCTTGTCATTGTTAAGAAGGTGAACACTAGACTaccttctgaaacacagttgtGTTTTCAGTCAGCAAGAACAGGGTCCTCTAATGGGATATTTCCAAGTCTGCAGGCTGAACGGTTAAAAAAGCATCTGAAAAAGTTTGCTATTGCATCACCTGTGAAAAATAACCCTAAGAATCAAAGGCTAATATCAAAAGCTTTAGGTCGGGATATCGCTGCGATGAGGAGTAAAGAAAAACATAAACCAACTACTGCCACAAGAATCTCTACAAAAGCACAGAGTATTGCAGGAGTGACGACAGCACAGGCTCCTGAGAACCTTGGCACAATCACAGGCAATATGAAAAATCCAGCAAGTGCTAGAATTCTTAGAAAATATTCTAACATGCGTGAGAAGCTTCAGGTTCAGCAAAgtaaaaaatgcaaagaaaaaacatTCAAAGGCACTCgttttaaaacatcaataattCAAAAGAAAGCCACCAAACAGAAATTGCCGACACGTAAAGGAGCAAAGTCTGCGATTGTCCAGAGCTTCAAGTCCTTGACCAAAAAGGCAAAAACAATCTCCTCTACACTTAAAGAACAGTCTCCTAAAAGAAACCCAGGTCACAAAGATGGTACCTCACCAAAAAGGTTGCAGGCACTCGCGAAAGTGACGAAAGC
The genomic region above belongs to Myxocyprinus asiaticus isolate MX2 ecotype Aquarium Trade chromosome 23, UBuf_Myxa_2, whole genome shotgun sequence and contains:
- the wu:fc17b08 gene encoding uncharacterized protein wu:fc17b08 isoform X2, which encodes MASSGMKRLCTNEGFIIQQDADCWRSKLIHIVDCKPASVSNWSFDESCLFCCLRREKVKEHVVALIKQIVESGGKPLLGKDPSNISRLEWQSEEFLDAVLHRREYTPRIPDPHIPVVACNIVQQMISQLATYYTSRNNCSQDFLQNNGKMDQSLLKASCVTSSSVVDTATTAASPQSFVINKFIMADQDAPLDLSLKKVKVENLEQDGVLDLSTKKYFNKGHTSSFRNSHGHVSPVAHLVKRDPDDVSLARVNLQSASTLEQFMSKLCLHHQRQIVDALGFLQSEVKTVATSSNFQALSPAPALSEEQTTTTCSRVSFEARSEIQWSERTCSMDDAVSITRTQESSVVRSSEEDNGEVLNADVSSIAPVMTEMPEDIHNLSVGVLSSCRTAFEGGNVSTPPKFQSLFIMKKTTSDHIGPKKVLGSNVQRVGTDTVKKCPCTAGRCLPACTAESDQADLSLKCTQNCSLLQNMDVVLKPPAIQRTSTVDLPVSPRTARKSRNGSCLRQRNAASSYILNEPDCDLVYIRKSITECQPQSHNRLHPRQNARKSIRGHKYIEEYLELKTVRTLALKSVSNASGNCPALVPVVHTSVTPKQSLSKLDSVPLMNAPIAGDCMKSVIQSLSSEQIPENEMPGDVVNVTSQGLMVETTQTSIIERNYQICHELEIKQSELTMKQDLITDALSCAPNTIVNEKPKDVVEVIETTETTELIVQKEGSGSQIGHLSKELVCGLENKAECQDKSIEPSQSHSVSPNIAKDDFTFEFNVEPTNYLNQNLSKGKIVPDIQEQSEAIEVKANAEEDRGAQEQILHDIEDNNGAQEQVLHDVEINLKTANTYKLPMKSQGDSEESILMEVTAAQPLLKCSEKDMAMHTQKDLDAKMVLAKQAVSSDRCLRSRGSKGSVDLVKDYVKCGASELVNSKMTQSNDESTKTPLVKQPLNSIETNVHSEVEHDLKTSEFLETGAKPSNRLVVNHTVKTKQKQKSRSVVEKDEHQSLNLKINNDDKVTIISPEVVPETVSITSTIESGQMHKGSESSEKMALRSSRNELSVSRDDDSPIKKFPPSSENMLLRSRSNIEQPCSSELSNPGGHPEHQGQMPLKNYICTSEQATNKDLCTSPKENTSESVMRMPSRSRTSSTIKQTVTRDSPVKSSIKRSSSSVFSEQPISSHSNTTCRKTETVCHMPLRSGSNSTAEMPPKRKSAVVDALESPGRMLLRRGNVSVTEKPFHSATPSSNNKRPPRQQRVLADQIQTQKNMEAQIRNSLNLPVESLCIASLPRTEPVVCSPPKFLEALKGEEHQQLISNLNAKFDKMQKGWVQMDKEGQPAPKHKNKADRLKEIWKSKRRIRKSRPSEQQKFSPVQMLFMKPFDLPSICRWFLQSTETKSLVIVKKVNTRLPSETQLCFQSARTGSSNGIFPSLQAERLKKHLKKFAIASPVKNNPKNQRLISKALGRDIAAMRSKEKHKPTTATRISTKAQSIAGVTTAQAPENLGTITGNMKNPASARILRKYSNMREKLQVQQSKKCKEKTFKGTRFKTSIIQKKATKQKLPTRKGAKSAIVQSFKSLTKKAKTISSTLKEQSPKRNPGHKDGTSPKRLQALAKVTKAKNEHASTNASSKKEALIKSGTDKAQQAKASGTKVDVKKSVLNKGPNSLEPQSLGVNMKPLSLEDQVLTRSQRKMEATPSHSGSTKSFKKRSLEPLVTPTKRTRTSKS
- the wu:fc17b08 gene encoding uncharacterized protein wu:fc17b08 isoform X1, producing MASSGMKRLCTNEGFIIQQDADCWRSKLIHIVGLDNILEVFFGTQVLEELRLLKDCKPASVSNWSFDESCLFCCLRREKVKEHVVALIKQIVESGGKPLLGKDPSNISRLEWQSEEFLDAVLHRREYTPRIPDPHIPVVACNIVQQMISQLATYYTSRNNCSQDFLQNNGKMDQSLLKASCVTSSSVVDTATTAASPQSFVINKFIMADQDAPLDLSLKKVKVENLEQDGVLDLSTKKYFNKGHTSSFRNSHGHVSPVAHLVKRDPDDVSLARVNLQSASTLEQFMSKLCLHHQRQIVDALGFLQSEVKTVATSSNFQALSPAPALSEEQTTTTCSRVSFEARSEIQWSERTCSMDDAVSITRTQESSVVRSSEEDNGEVLNADVSSIAPVMTEMPEDIHNLSVGVLSSCRTAFEGGNVSTPPKFQSLFIMKKTTSDHIGPKKVLGSNVQRVGTDTVKKCPCTAGRCLPACTAESDQADLSLKCTQNCSLLQNMDVVLKPPAIQRTSTVDLPVSPRTARKSRNGSCLRQRNAASSYILNEPDCDLVYIRKSITECQPQSHNRLHPRQNARKSIRGHKYIEEYLELKTVRTLALKSVSNASGNCPALVPVVHTSVTPKQSLSKLDSVPLMNAPIAGDCMKSVIQSLSSEQIPENEMPGDVVNVTSQGLMVETTQTSIIERNYQICHELEIKQSELTMKQDLITDALSCAPNTIVNEKPKDVVEVIETTETTELIVQKEGSGSQIGHLSKELVCGLENKAECQDKSIEPSQSHSVSPNIAKDDFTFEFNVEPTNYLNQNLSKGKIVPDIQEQSEAIEVKANAEEDRGAQEQILHDIEDNNGAQEQVLHDVEINLKTANTYKLPMKSQGDSEESILMEVTAAQPLLKCSEKDMAMHTQKDLDAKMVLAKQAVSSDRCLRSRGSKGSVDLVKDYVKCGASELVNSKMTQSNDESTKTPLVKQPLNSIETNVHSEVEHDLKTSEFLETGAKPSNRLVVNHTVKTKQKQKSRSVVEKDEHQSLNLKINNDDKVTIISPEVVPETVSITSTIESGQMHKGSESSEKMALRSSRNELSVSRDDDSPIKKFPPSSENMLLRSRSNIEQPCSSELSNPGGHPEHQGQMPLKNYICTSEQATNKDLCTSPKENTSESVMRMPSRSRTSSTIKQTVTRDSPVKSSIKRSSSSVFSEQPISSHSNTTCRKTETVCHMPLRSGSNSTAEMPPKRKSAVVDALESPGRMLLRRGNVSVTEKPFHSATPSSNNKRPPRQQRVLADQIQTQKNMEAQIRNSLNLPVESLCIASLPRTEPVVCSPPKFLEALKGEEHQQLISNLNAKFDKMQKGWVQMDKEGQPAPKHKNKADRLKEIWKSKRRIRKSRPSEQQKFSPVQMLFMKPFDLPSICRWFLQSTETKSLVIVKKVNTRLPSETQLCFQSARTGSSNGIFPSLQAERLKKHLKKFAIASPVKNNPKNQRLISKALGRDIAAMRSKEKHKPTTATRISTKAQSIAGVTTAQAPENLGTITGNMKNPASARILRKYSNMREKLQVQQSKKCKEKTFKGTRFKTSIIQKKATKQKLPTRKGAKSAIVQSFKSLTKKAKTISSTLKEQSPKRNPGHKDGTSPKRLQALAKVTKAKNEHASTNASSKKEALIKSGTDKAQQAKASGTKVDVKKSVLNKGPNSLEPQSLGVNMKPLSLEDQVLTRSQRKMEATPSHSGSTKSFKKRSLEPLVTPTKRTRTSKS
- the wu:fc17b08 gene encoding uncharacterized protein wu:fc17b08 isoform X3 produces the protein MISQLATYYTSRNNCSQDFLQNNGKMDQSLLKASCVTSSSVVDTATTAASPQSFVINKFIMADQDAPLDLSLKKVKVENLEQDGVLDLSTKKYFNKGHTSSFRNSHGHVSPVAHLVKRDPDDVSLARVNLQSASTLEQFMSKLCLHHQRQIVDALGFLQSEVKTVATSSNFQALSPAPALSEEQTTTTCSRVSFEARSEIQWSERTCSMDDAVSITRTQESSVVRSSEEDNGEVLNADVSSIAPVMTEMPEDIHNLSVGVLSSCRTAFEGGNVSTPPKFQSLFIMKKTTSDHIGPKKVLGSNVQRVGTDTVKKCPCTAGRCLPACTAESDQADLSLKCTQNCSLLQNMDVVLKPPAIQRTSTVDLPVSPRTARKSRNGSCLRQRNAASSYILNEPDCDLVYIRKSITECQPQSHNRLHPRQNARKSIRGHKYIEEYLELKTVRTLALKSVSNASGNCPALVPVVHTSVTPKQSLSKLDSVPLMNAPIAGDCMKSVIQSLSSEQIPENEMPGDVVNVTSQGLMVETTQTSIIERNYQICHELEIKQSELTMKQDLITDALSCAPNTIVNEKPKDVVEVIETTETTELIVQKEGSGSQIGHLSKELVCGLENKAECQDKSIEPSQSHSVSPNIAKDDFTFEFNVEPTNYLNQNLSKGKIVPDIQEQSEAIEVKANAEEDRGAQEQILHDIEDNNGAQEQVLHDVEINLKTANTYKLPMKSQGDSEESILMEVTAAQPLLKCSEKDMAMHTQKDLDAKMVLAKQAVSSDRCLRSRGSKGSVDLVKDYVKCGASELVNSKMTQSNDESTKTPLVKQPLNSIETNVHSEVEHDLKTSEFLETGAKPSNRLVVNHTVKTKQKQKSRSVVEKDEHQSLNLKINNDDKVTIISPEVVPETVSITSTIESGQMHKGSESSEKMALRSSRNELSVSRDDDSPIKKFPPSSENMLLRSRSNIEQPCSSELSNPGGHPEHQGQMPLKNYICTSEQATNKDLCTSPKENTSESVMRMPSRSRTSSTIKQTVTRDSPVKSSIKRSSSSVFSEQPISSHSNTTCRKTETVCHMPLRSGSNSTAEMPPKRKSAVVDALESPGRMLLRRGNVSVTEKPFHSATPSSNNKRPPRQQRVLADQIQTQKNMEAQIRNSLNLPVESLCIASLPRTEPVVCSPPKFLEALKGEEHQQLISNLNAKFDKMQKGWVQMDKEGQPAPKHKNKADRLKEIWKSKRRIRKSRPSEQQKFSPVQMLFMKPFDLPSICRWFLQSTETKSLVIVKKVNTRLPSETQLCFQSARTGSSNGIFPSLQAERLKKHLKKFAIASPVKNNPKNQRLISKALGRDIAAMRSKEKHKPTTATRISTKAQSIAGVTTAQAPENLGTITGNMKNPASARILRKYSNMREKLQVQQSKKCKEKTFKGTRFKTSIIQKKATKQKLPTRKGAKSAIVQSFKSLTKKAKTISSTLKEQSPKRNPGHKDGTSPKRLQALAKVTKAKNEHASTNASSKKEALIKSGTDKAQQAKASGTKVDVKKSVLNKGPNSLEPQSLGVNMKPLSLEDQVLTRSQRKMEATPSHSGSTKSFKKRSLEPLVTPTKRTRTSKS